One part of the Truepera radiovictrix DSM 17093 genome encodes these proteins:
- a CDS encoding oxygenase MpaB family protein — MKRKGLRRNVTREIARLDPVRDHQRIVYLTSAFDLPWDSQRALERALLRTFGVPHSSKLMVATGEFVHRTQKRYDDTVILVSTIGLCGYDSPPGRAAIRRMNQIHRRYKIPNDEFLYVLSTFVLEPLRWNARFGVRPLSDNERAAIFLFWREVGRRMAIRGIPDTIAELERFSLAYEREHFAYSPDNQLLAEVTRDLFLSWVLPRPLRRFGKPVVHALFDARMRLAFGFALPPWWVRVGVVAALKLRARVARLLPPRRRPYTLPPTRTYPRGYRLEEIGPAHVP, encoded by the coding sequence GTGAAGCGTAAGGGTCTGCGCCGCAACGTCACGCGCGAGATAGCTCGCCTCGACCCGGTCCGGGACCATCAGCGCATCGTGTACCTAACGAGCGCCTTCGACCTGCCCTGGGACTCGCAGCGCGCGCTCGAGCGGGCGCTCTTGCGCACCTTCGGGGTGCCGCACAGCTCAAAGCTGATGGTCGCGACGGGCGAGTTCGTCCACCGCACCCAAAAGCGCTACGACGACACGGTGATCCTCGTGAGCACGATCGGCCTTTGTGGCTACGACTCGCCCCCTGGCCGCGCCGCGATCCGCCGGATGAACCAGATCCACCGGCGTTACAAGATCCCCAACGACGAGTTTTTGTACGTGCTCTCGACCTTCGTCTTAGAGCCCCTGCGCTGGAACGCCCGCTTCGGCGTGCGCCCTTTAAGCGACAACGAGCGCGCGGCGATCTTTCTCTTCTGGCGCGAGGTCGGGCGGAGGATGGCGATCCGCGGGATCCCGGACACCATCGCCGAACTCGAGCGCTTTAGCCTAGCTTACGAGCGCGAGCACTTCGCCTATAGCCCCGACAACCAGCTTTTGGCCGAGGTGACCCGCGACCTCTTTCTCAGCTGGGTGCTCCCCAGACCGCTCCGGCGTTTCGGCAAACCCGTCGTTCACGCCCTGTTCGACGCGCGAATGCGCCTCGCCTTCGGTTTCGCGCTGCCGCCCTGGTGGGTGCGCGTGGGCGTCGTCGCGGCCCTTAAGCTCCGCGCCCGCGTCGCGCGCCTTTTGCCCCCGCGCCGCAGACCCTACACCCTGCCGCCGACGCGCACCTATCCGCGCGGGTACCGGCTCGAGGAGATCGGACCGGCACATGTCCCCTGA
- a CDS encoding deoxyribodipyrimidine photo-lyase gives MTGVQDARVKALNDHDLADGRYVLYWMQQSQRARFNHALEHAAMWANDLNKPLLVAFGLMDDYPEANARHYAFLLEGLQDVAEALAERRIAFVVQRGRPDEVALRLAQDAALLVCDRGYLRHQRLWRERVAREARCRVVQVESDVVVPVEVASDKKEHAARTLRPKLTRHLETYLRDVEEVALRAPSRELGVEGLDLTDPGALLASLKLDTSVAPVRRFRGGTREGERVLRAFLRERFGDYAATRNQPQTNNVSHMSKYLHFGQISPVFVALEVQRAGAGKNAEVYLEELIVRRELPMNFVFYEPHYDRYDALPAWARKTLDEHRGDAREHLYTREQLEAAETHDPYWNAAMKEMLHTGYMHNYMRMYWGKKILEWSPSPEEAFETALHLNNRYFLDGRDANSYANVAWVFGQHDRPWAERAVCGKVRYLSAGGLERKADPKAYVRKVEELIGAA, from the coding sequence ATGACAGGCGTTCAGGACGCGCGCGTAAAGGCCCTCAACGACCACGACCTCGCGGACGGGCGCTACGTCCTCTACTGGATGCAGCAATCGCAGCGCGCGCGCTTCAACCACGCGCTCGAGCACGCCGCGATGTGGGCGAACGACCTCAACAAACCCCTCTTGGTCGCCTTCGGGCTGATGGACGACTACCCCGAGGCGAACGCGCGGCACTACGCGTTTCTGTTAGAGGGGTTGCAGGACGTCGCCGAGGCGCTCGCGGAGCGCCGCATCGCGTTCGTGGTGCAGCGGGGGCGTCCGGACGAGGTGGCGCTGCGCCTCGCACAGGACGCTGCGCTGCTCGTCTGCGACCGCGGCTACTTGCGGCACCAGCGCCTCTGGCGCGAGCGCGTGGCCCGCGAGGCCCGCTGCAGGGTGGTGCAGGTCGAGAGCGACGTGGTGGTGCCCGTGGAGGTGGCGTCGGACAAAAAGGAGCACGCCGCGCGCACCCTCCGGCCCAAGCTCACGCGGCACCTGGAGACGTACCTGCGCGACGTCGAGGAGGTGGCGCTGCGCGCGCCGTCACGGGAGCTCGGGGTCGAGGGGCTCGACCTCACCGACCCCGGGGCGCTCCTGGCGTCTTTAAAGCTCGACACCAGCGTCGCGCCGGTTCGGCGCTTTCGCGGCGGCACCCGCGAGGGGGAGCGGGTGCTGCGGGCCTTTTTGAGGGAGCGTTTCGGCGACTACGCGGCGACGCGCAACCAGCCCCAGACGAACAACGTCTCGCACATGAGCAAGTATCTGCACTTCGGGCAGATCTCGCCCGTGTTCGTCGCGCTCGAGGTGCAGCGGGCGGGTGCGGGCAAAAACGCCGAGGTCTACCTTGAGGAGCTCATCGTGCGCCGCGAGCTGCCGATGAACTTCGTGTTCTACGAACCCCACTACGACCGCTACGACGCCCTCCCCGCGTGGGCGCGCAAGACTTTGGACGAGCACCGCGGCGACGCGCGCGAGCACCTCTACACCCGCGAGCAGCTCGAGGCCGCCGAGACGCACGACCCCTACTGGAACGCCGCTATGAAGGAGATGTTGCACACGGGCTACATGCACAACTACATGCGCATGTACTGGGGCAAGAAGATCCTCGAGTGGTCGCCCTCGCCGGAGGAGGCCTTTGAGACGGCGCTGCATCTCAACAACCGCTACTTTTTGGACGGCCGCGACGCCAACTCGTACGCCAACGTCGCCTGGGTGTTCGGCCAACACGACCGCCCCTGGGCGGAGCGGGCGGTTTGCGGCAAGGTGCGCTACCTGTCTGCGGGCGGGCTCGAGCGCAAGGCCGACCCGAAAGCCTACGTCCGCAAGGTCGAGGAGCTCATCGGGGCCGCGTGA
- a CDS encoding DUF3810 family protein, with amino-acid sequence MRRLLPITLWALSALLLLVWTLAPPPAAWIDAVYTPVLYAGVARAIIPVTGALPFSLAGLLGLGGALWLGVSLVRSWRRLGLRTFLQRWGLRALFFGTVLWALFLVMWGANYARTPLETRYGLPEGPTRSAEVAQLARDLAQVIAQDAPAKRPPDAWARGVAAARTALEKTVAALEGRTLTLPRYVKRTPPGLLIFSGQATGIVVPWTLEAHVDGALPLPYALGTALHELAHLAGYGSEAETDFVTGLAGLTADDPLLRYSTALTLFSRAARSLERDAYRELYAALPAVAREDIAALRAVYDRFLPPRPAAWLQTLFYDTYLRSQGVGAGVADYDRATELLVGAQRSGLLRFDAASGRFEVALEAGP; translated from the coding sequence GTGCGTCGCCTCCTCCCCATCACCCTCTGGGCCCTCTCGGCACTCCTGCTGCTCGTCTGGACGCTCGCCCCACCCCCCGCCGCGTGGATCGACGCCGTGTACACCCCCGTGCTCTACGCGGGCGTGGCGCGCGCGATCATCCCGGTCACGGGCGCCCTCCCCTTCTCGCTCGCGGGGCTGTTGGGACTAGGCGGCGCGCTCTGGCTCGGCGTGAGCCTCGTCAGGTCGTGGCGGCGCCTCGGTCTTCGCACCTTCCTCCAACGCTGGGGGCTGCGCGCGCTCTTTTTCGGCACCGTCCTCTGGGCACTCTTTCTCGTCATGTGGGGCGCCAACTACGCGCGGACGCCGCTCGAGACCCGCTACGGCCTCCCCGAGGGCCCCACCCGGAGCGCCGAGGTCGCGCAGCTCGCGAGAGACCTCGCGCAGGTCATCGCGCAAGACGCGCCGGCGAAGAGGCCCCCCGACGCGTGGGCGCGGGGGGTCGCGGCGGCGCGCACGGCGCTCGAAAAGACCGTGGCGGCCCTCGAGGGTCGCACCCTCACCCTGCCGCGTTACGTCAAACGCACCCCGCCGGGGCTGCTTATCTTCTCGGGTCAGGCGACCGGCATCGTCGTGCCGTGGACGTTAGAAGCGCACGTCGACGGCGCCCTCCCCCTCCCCTACGCCCTCGGCACGGCGCTCCACGAGCTGGCGCACCTCGCGGGCTACGGCAGCGAGGCCGAGACGGACTTCGTGACGGGTCTCGCGGGGCTCACCGCAGACGACCCCTTGTTGCGCTACAGCACCGCGCTGACGCTCTTTTCAAGGGCCGCACGCAGTCTGGAGCGAGACGCCTACCGGGAGCTCTACGCGGCGCTCCCCGCGGTCGCGCGCGAGGACATTGCGGCCTTGCGGGCGGTCTACGACCGCTTCCTCCCGCCGCGCCCGGCGGCTTGGCTGCAGACGCTCTTTTACGACACCTACTTGCGCAGCCAGGGCGTCGGCGCGGGCGTCGCCGACTACGACCGCGCGACCGAGTTGCTCGTAGGGGCGCAGCGTTCGGGGCTGCTGCGTTTCGACGCGGCCAGCGGGCGCTTCGAGGTGGCGCTCGAGGCTGGCCCCTAG
- a CDS encoding ABC-F family ATP-binding cassette domain-containing protein: MELLRATDLTYRHRGQPEPLLRGVSLSLRAGEKVGLVGRNGAGKSTLLALLTGQLAPDEGRVVRAPGLRVAYVPQGGGALRGTVWEVAAGALAHVRELEAALRGEEVRLSRGEDRLEAYGALLEAFERAGGYTAEAALRAHLAQVGLGDANEARGAETLSSGERVRLALVRALAERPDVLLLDEPSLYLDLPARRWLAGALAAHPAALLLASHDRALLDAVTTHTLHLHGGQLTRYRGPYSRFRAQSEHASLRAARETRRRARERALLAQRLRAQPTAERRKAVAQRLARLAGGAEVTPARAAPLALGTEAPRPREVLVEARHLRAERGGRTLLADAHVRLYAGDKLAVVGANGSGKSTLLRLLAGEAASEHPEGTVRYARGVRLALFDQQTRGLEDGVPLSEHLTRFVSEPRARSLLALAELSSAWDALPETLSGGERARAALALVMATEANVLLLDEPSEHLDAATTERLEAALQGTEAAVVLVTHDAALVEGVAERVLAIQDGELTEYRGGLAGFFAGTRRLEPDLPELAAPDPEEAEDPEAALGRLEDEALAIEDRLADPTRLTERDRERLRRRLRELTHERSERYDARLPPPGPAYRTAHAGVAVWTDGLGAPVVLESGAGLTVRLFREAAAGHLAFNPPPGRCVLPWARAAVLRGAVRLAFEHLGLRVVQLQVGADERTGSFTEALAAAGFQSAGEGWWLLDRDRYERLAGYVRGPPHARFRKRRRKRTPARAAPKNAR, translated from the coding sequence GTGGAGCTGCTGCGCGCGACCGACCTCACCTACCGCCACCGGGGCCAACCGGAGCCGCTGCTGCGCGGGGTGAGCTTGTCGCTGCGCGCCGGGGAGAAGGTCGGGCTGGTCGGGCGCAACGGCGCGGGTAAGAGCACGCTGCTGGCGCTCCTGACGGGCCAGCTCGCCCCGGACGAGGGCAGGGTGGTGCGCGCGCCCGGGTTGCGCGTGGCCTATGTGCCGCAGGGGGGCGGCGCGCTGCGCGGCACCGTCTGGGAGGTCGCGGCGGGGGCGCTCGCGCACGTGCGGGAGCTCGAGGCCGCCCTGAGGGGCGAAGAGGTGCGCCTCAGCCGCGGCGAGGACCGCTTGGAGGCTTACGGGGCGCTGCTCGAGGCGTTTGAACGCGCGGGCGGTTACACCGCCGAGGCGGCGCTGCGCGCGCACCTCGCGCAGGTGGGGTTGGGTGACGCAAACGAGGCGCGCGGCGCCGAGACCCTCTCGAGCGGTGAGCGGGTGCGCCTCGCGCTGGTTCGCGCCCTCGCCGAGCGGCCCGATGTGCTGCTCCTCGACGAACCGAGCCTCTACCTCGACCTGCCGGCCCGGCGCTGGTTAGCGGGCGCGCTCGCGGCCCATCCGGCGGCCCTCCTGCTCGCTTCGCACGACCGCGCGCTCTTAGACGCCGTCACGACCCACACGCTGCACCTGCACGGGGGGCAGCTCACGCGCTACCGCGGCCCCTACAGCCGCTTTCGGGCGCAGAGCGAGCACGCCAGTTTGCGCGCTGCCAGGGAGACGCGGCGCCGCGCCAGGGAGCGGGCGCTACTAGCGCAGAGGCTGCGGGCCCAACCCACGGCCGAGCGCCGGAAGGCGGTGGCGCAGCGCTTGGCGCGCTTGGCGGGGGGTGCGGAGGTGACGCCCGCGCGCGCAGCGCCGCTCGCCCTGGGCACCGAAGCGCCTCGCCCCCGCGAGGTCCTCGTCGAGGCGCGGCACCTGCGCGCCGAGCGCGGCGGACGGACGCTCCTCGCGGACGCGCACGTGCGCCTCTACGCGGGCGACAAGCTCGCCGTCGTCGGGGCCAATGGGAGCGGCAAGAGCACCCTGCTGCGGCTCCTCGCGGGCGAAGCGGCCTCCGAACACCCCGAGGGCACCGTCCGGTACGCCCGCGGGGTTCGTCTGGCGTTGTTCGACCAGCAGACGCGGGGTCTAGAGGACGGGGTGCCCCTAAGCGAACACCTCACGCGCTTCGTTTCGGAGCCGCGCGCCCGCTCGCTCTTGGCGCTCGCCGAGCTGAGCAGCGCGTGGGACGCGCTTCCCGAAACCCTCTCGGGTGGCGAGCGCGCCCGCGCCGCCCTGGCCCTTGTGATGGCGACCGAGGCCAACGTGCTGCTTTTAGATGAACCGAGCGAGCACCTCGACGCCGCCACCACCGAGCGCCTCGAGGCCGCCCTACAAGGCACCGAGGCCGCCGTGGTGCTCGTGACGCACGACGCGGCGCTCGTCGAGGGGGTGGCCGAGCGGGTCTTGGCCATCCAAGACGGCGAACTCACCGAGTACCGGGGCGGGCTCGCGGGCTTTTTCGCGGGGACGCGGCGGCTCGAGCCCGACCTGCCGGAGCTGGCGGCGCCCGACCCCGAGGAGGCGGAGGACCCGGAGGCGGCGCTAGGGCGGCTCGAGGACGAAGCGTTGGCGATCGAAGACCGGCTCGCCGACCCCACGCGGCTGACGGAGCGCGACCGCGAACGCCTGCGGCGGCGCCTCCGGGAGCTGACGCACGAGCGCTCCGAGCGCTACGACGCCCGCTTGCCGCCCCCCGGGCCCGCCTACCGCACCGCTCACGCGGGCGTCGCCGTCTGGACGGACGGGCTCGGCGCGCCCGTGGTGCTCGAGAGCGGCGCGGGGCTCACCGTGCGCCTGTTCCGGGAGGCGGCTGCGGGGCACCTCGCTTTCAACCCGCCGCCGGGTCGCTGCGTCCTCCCCTGGGCGCGCGCGGCGGTGCTAAGGGGGGCCGTGCGGCTCGCGTTCGAGCACCTGGGGCTGCGGGTGGTGCAGCTTCAGGTGGGGGCCGACGAGCGGACGGGCAGCTTCACCGAGGCGCTCGCCGCCGCCGGCTTCCAGAGCGCGGGCGAGGGGTGGTGGCTTCTAGACAGAGACCGCTACGAGCGGCTCGCGGGGTACGTGCGGGGCCCTCCCCACGCGCGCTTCCGAAAGCGTAGGCGCAAGCGGACACCGGCCCGCGCGGCCCCCAAGAACGCTCGGTGA
- a CDS encoding AEC family transporter, which produces MTAALFNVLLPVFVVLAAGAVLGRTLRLEIAPLNRLALYGAVPALVFSSLATTALAAADIGVLVAGQLLFLLTIALAALACSRLLEGAKRRAFVATSLFGNAGNMMLPLALFAFGEAGLERALVLFVLSSVVLFSCGPLVLAPSRGFRELPLGGVLRLPVLWAALLGLTCNALGALPPAGVMRGLELLGDAAIPLVLLVLGLQIGSAGVLRPSPMTLFAASFKLVGGPLVGFACAWLVGARGLDLAVLVLLAAMPPAVNTFMLSLEFGGDAEEVARTVVVATFGAALSVSATLWLLGALQGVGF; this is translated from the coding sequence GTGACCGCTGCGCTTTTCAACGTCCTCTTACCCGTGTTCGTCGTGCTCGCCGCCGGGGCCGTGCTGGGCCGCACGCTGCGGCTCGAGATCGCGCCCTTAAACCGCCTCGCGCTCTACGGCGCGGTGCCCGCGCTCGTCTTCTCGTCTCTGGCGACGACCGCGCTGGCAGCAGCTGACATCGGCGTGCTCGTGGCGGGTCAGCTCCTCTTTCTGCTGACGATAGCGCTCGCGGCGCTCGCGTGCTCGCGCCTCCTGGAGGGGGCCAAGCGGCGCGCCTTCGTCGCGACGAGCCTCTTCGGCAACGCCGGCAACATGATGCTGCCGCTCGCGCTCTTCGCGTTCGGTGAAGCGGGGCTGGAGCGCGCGCTGGTGCTCTTCGTCCTCTCGTCGGTGGTGCTCTTTTCCTGCGGGCCGCTCGTGCTGGCGCCGAGCCGCGGGTTTCGCGAGTTGCCCTTGGGCGGCGTGCTGCGGCTGCCGGTGCTCTGGGCGGCCCTGTTGGGGCTCACCTGCAACGCGCTCGGGGCGCTGCCGCCAGCCGGGGTGATGCGCGGCCTTGAGCTCCTCGGCGACGCGGCCATCCCCCTGGTGCTCCTCGTGTTGGGGCTGCAGATCGGTAGCGCGGGGGTGCTCCGGCCGAGCCCCATGACCCTCTTCGCGGCATCCTTTAAACTCGTGGGCGGGCCGCTTGTGGGTTTCGCGTGCGCGTGGCTCGTCGGTGCGCGCGGCCTCGACCTCGCGGTGCTCGTGCTGCTCGCGGCGATGCCGCCCGCAGTCAACACGTTCATGCTCTCCTTGGAGTTCGGCGGCGACGCCGAGGAGGTCGCGCGCACGGTCGTGGTGGCGACCTTCGGGGCGGCTCTAAGCGTCTCGGCGACGCTGTGGCTGCTCGGTGCGCTGCAGGGCGTCGGGTTCTAG
- the nagA gene encoding N-acetylglucosamine-6-phosphate deacetylase → MTPLQKPAPLQTLTGRLVLPEGVVPGRLEFGTHLRRLERTGDAAGPLILPGFIDTHVHGGGGGDTMDGPEGVRALGRLHLQHGTTTLLPTTITNPWGRVLAALEGVRAVRAEASPELPDLPGVHLEGPFLNPERLGAQPPYAVAPTPERVDAVLAAGVVCVVTLAPELPGACDAARRFAAAGVRVSVGHTAATFEQVAALAETVRAAGGTLGFTHLYNAMGGLAGRDPGAVGAALADAAAFSELILDLHHVHPGSFRAALAAKPSGLHLVTDAIRACGLGEGETELGGQRVTVRGGAARLPDGTLAGSVLTLDAALRHAVAAGVPLARASRLLSETPARYLGLSDRGRLEVGLRADLVVMNERLEVERVYRSGQRVR, encoded by the coding sequence ATGACGCCCCTACAAAAGCCCGCGCCCCTCCAGACCCTCACTGGACGCCTCGTGCTGCCCGAGGGTGTCGTGCCCGGGCGGCTCGAGTTTGGCACCCACCTCCGGCGCCTCGAGCGAACCGGTGACGCCGCCGGCCCCCTGATCCTGCCCGGTTTTATCGACACGCACGTCCACGGCGGCGGCGGCGGCGACACCATGGACGGCCCCGAGGGGGTGCGGGCGCTCGGCAGGCTGCACCTGCAGCACGGCACCACGACGCTCCTGCCGACGACCATCACGAACCCGTGGGGGCGCGTCCTGGCGGCTTTGGAGGGGGTGCGGGCGGTGCGCGCCGAGGCCAGCCCGGAGCTACCCGACCTGCCGGGGGTGCACCTCGAGGGCCCCTTTTTAAACCCCGAGCGGTTGGGGGCGCAACCGCCCTACGCGGTCGCTCCCACGCCGGAGCGCGTGGACGCGGTGCTCGCCGCGGGCGTCGTCTGCGTGGTGACGCTCGCCCCCGAACTGCCCGGGGCGTGCGACGCAGCGCGGCGCTTCGCCGCGGCGGGGGTGCGCGTCAGCGTCGGGCACACCGCCGCGACGTTCGAGCAGGTCGCGGCGCTCGCTGAGACCGTGCGGGCGGCGGGCGGCACCTTGGGCTTTACCCACCTCTACAACGCCATGGGGGGCCTCGCGGGGCGCGACCCCGGCGCCGTCGGGGCCGCGCTGGCGGACGCGGCGGCCTTCAGCGAGCTCATTTTGGACCTGCACCACGTCCACCCGGGGAGCTTTCGAGCGGCCCTCGCCGCCAAACCCAGCGGGCTCCACCTCGTGACCGACGCCATCCGCGCGTGCGGCCTCGGCGAGGGCGAGACTGAGCTCGGCGGACAGCGGGTCACCGTGCGGGGCGGGGCGGCGCGGCTGCCGGACGGGACGCTCGCGGGGAGCGTGCTGACCTTGGACGCCGCGCTGCGCCACGCGGTCGCGGCGGGGGTGCCCTTGGCGCGCGCGAGCCGCCTCCTGTCGGAGACGCCCGCGCGCTACCTAGGCCTAAGCGATAGAGGGCGGCTCGAGGTCGGCCTCCGCGCCGACCTGGTGGTCATGAATGAAAGGCTCGAGGTTGAAAGGGTCTACCGCTCAGGCCAGCGCGTCCGCTAA
- a CDS encoding ribbon-helix-helix protein, CopG family: MASSNARTVRLTVDLSPELNALLEELARASHTSKSEVLRRSIALMDFAQRAKREGKKVGAATPDQELATEVVGF, from the coding sequence ATGGCCTCGTCGAACGCGCGGACGGTGCGCCTCACCGTCGACCTCTCGCCCGAACTCAACGCGCTCTTAGAGGAGTTGGCGCGCGCCTCGCACACCTCTAAGAGCGAGGTGCTGCGCCGCAGCATCGCCCTCATGGACTTTGCGCAGCGCGCCAAGCGCGAAGGGAAAAAGGTCGGCGCCGCGACCCCCGACCAAGAGCTCGCCACCGAAGTCGTCGGTTTCTAG
- a CDS encoding ABC transporter permease yields MNVTDSGGAAASVGALAGRTERRRTRTQELLRRFFRNPTGVTGLAIVGFFVLASLLAPLLHPYDPTTDRNLRLRLAPPSWTLSEEERAELSRRAGQEITRWSLPFGADENGRDLLVRVWHGGRISLRVGLMAVGIAAVIGVLLGLLAGYVGGWLDTVVVWLVDILLAFPGILLAIAIVATLGPSLTNALIAISITQIPAYVRITRAVVLGLRTSEYVQAAQALGSGGARVVFRHIFPNSLSPILVQLTLSIGVAILDVAALGFLGLGAQPPNPEWGVMIRDGYRQFLRAPWMSIFPGLAIFFSVVGFNLLGDAIRDVLDPRLKSVS; encoded by the coding sequence GTGAACGTCACCGATTCCGGTGGGGCGGCCGCGTCGGTGGGGGCGCTCGCGGGCCGGACGGAGCGGCGGCGCACCCGAACCCAGGAGCTGCTGCGCCGCTTTTTTCGCAACCCGACCGGCGTCACGGGGCTCGCCATCGTGGGCTTTTTCGTGCTGGCGTCGCTTTTGGCGCCCCTGCTGCACCCCTACGACCCGACCACCGACCGCAACCTGCGCCTGCGCCTTGCCCCCCCGTCGTGGACGTTGAGCGAGGAGGAGCGCGCCGAGCTGAGCCGGCGCGCGGGTCAGGAGATCACGCGCTGGTCGCTGCCCTTTGGCGCCGACGAGAACGGGCGCGACCTGTTGGTGCGGGTCTGGCACGGGGGGCGCATCAGCTTGCGGGTCGGGCTCATGGCGGTCGGCATCGCGGCGGTCATCGGGGTGCTCTTGGGGCTTCTGGCGGGGTACGTGGGCGGCTGGCTCGATACGGTGGTCGTCTGGCTGGTCGACATCCTGCTCGCTTTCCCCGGCATCTTGCTGGCGATCGCCATCGTCGCGACGCTCGGGCCGAGCCTGACAAACGCGCTCATCGCCATTTCGATCACGCAGATCCCCGCGTACGTGCGCATCACCCGCGCGGTGGTGTTGGGGCTGCGCACTTCGGAGTACGTGCAGGCGGCGCAGGCGCTGGGTTCGGGGGGCGCCCGCGTCGTCTTCCGGCACATCTTCCCGAACAGCCTCTCGCCCATCTTGGTGCAGCTCACGCTCTCGATCGGCGTGGCGATTCTGGACGTGGCCGCCCTCGGCTTTTTGGGGCTCGGGGCGCAGCCACCCAACCCCGAGTGGGGGGTGATGATCCGCGACGGCTACCGCCAATTCCTGCGGGCGCCCTGGATGAGCATCTTCCCGGGGCTGGCGATCTTCTTCTCGGTGGTCGGCTTTAACCTCTTGGGCGACGCCATCCGCGACGTGCTCGACCCGCGGCTGAAGAGTGTCTCGTAA
- a CDS encoding FAD-binding oxidoreductase, which translates to MDALYDLLRPDQVSTSPSERALHARGESYDEGVLPDAVVFPESTEDVARVLRYAHQRGVPVTPVAVNSSLEGHTVPLHGGLSLDLTRMNRVLEYRPQDLLAVVQPGVTYPQLNERARRDGLFFPVDPGAHASLGGMISTNASGTAAVRYGVTADFVLALEVVLPTGEVIRTGSRARKSASGYNLTKLFCGAEGTLGVITEATVRLVGLPEAAAAARVPFADVEAATRFVTALIQAGVPVARCELVDPLSIAAVNAHSGTRYPEEMTVFLEFHGNPAGIAEEVALARELAEHHGALAFEASHDAAARAELWHARHGAFYAIVAQNPGKRSLITDLAVPISALPEAVTRSLAACREAGFSAYLIGHVGDGNFHLTIFYDAGDAGQAQRVAALGHALVALALSLGGTSTGEHGVGLRKLRYMAREHGAALDVMRTLKRALDPHNIMNPGKKVPLGEIET; encoded by the coding sequence GTGGACGCGCTTTATGATCTTTTACGACCCGACCAGGTGAGCACGAGCCCGTCCGAGCGGGCGCTGCACGCCCGTGGGGAGTCCTACGACGAGGGGGTGCTGCCCGACGCGGTGGTGTTCCCGGAATCCACCGAGGACGTCGCGCGCGTTTTGCGCTACGCCCACCAGCGCGGCGTGCCCGTGACGCCGGTGGCGGTCAACTCGAGCCTAGAAGGCCACACCGTCCCGCTGCACGGCGGCCTGTCGCTCGACCTGACCCGCATGAACCGCGTGTTGGAGTACCGCCCGCAGGACCTGTTGGCCGTCGTGCAGCCCGGCGTCACCTACCCGCAACTCAATGAGCGCGCGCGCCGCGACGGGCTCTTTTTCCCCGTGGACCCCGGCGCGCACGCCTCGCTAGGCGGGATGATCTCGACGAACGCCTCCGGTACGGCGGCGGTGCGTTACGGCGTGACGGCGGACTTCGTGCTGGCCTTGGAGGTCGTGCTGCCGACGGGTGAGGTGATCCGCACGGGCTCGAGGGCGCGCAAGTCCGCGAGCGGCTACAACCTTACAAAGCTCTTCTGCGGCGCCGAGGGCACCCTGGGCGTCATCACCGAGGCGACGGTGCGGCTCGTCGGGCTGCCCGAAGCGGCGGCCGCCGCGCGCGTGCCCTTCGCGGACGTGGAGGCGGCGACGCGCTTCGTGACCGCGCTCATCCAGGCGGGGGTGCCGGTCGCGCGCTGCGAGCTCGTCGACCCCTTGAGCATAGCGGCGGTGAACGCCCACTCGGGGACGCGCTACCCGGAGGAGATGACGGTGTTTTTAGAGTTCCACGGTAACCCCGCGGGGATCGCCGAGGAGGTCGCGCTCGCGCGCGAGCTCGCCGAGCACCACGGGGCGCTAGCGTTCGAGGCGAGCCACGACGCGGCGGCGCGCGCCGAGCTCTGGCACGCCCGCCACGGGGCCTTTTACGCCATCGTCGCCCAGAACCCCGGCAAGCGGAGCCTGATTACCGACCTCGCCGTGCCCATCTCGGCGCTGCCCGAGGCCGTGACGCGCTCGCTAGCCGCGTGCCGCGAGGCGGGCTTCTCGGCCTACCTCATCGGGCACGTCGGCGACGGCAACTTCCACCTGACCATCTTCTACGATGCGGGTGACGCGGGGCAGGCGCAGCGCGTGGCGGCGCTCGGCCACGCGCTCGTGGCGCTCGCGCTCTCGCTCGGGGGCACCTCGACGGGCGAGCACGGGGTGGGGCTGCGCAAACTGCGCTACATGGCGCGCGAACACGGCGCTGCACTGGACGTGATGCGCACCCTTAAGCGCGCGCTGGACCCGCACAACATCATGAACCCGGGCAAAAAGGTGCCGCTAGGGGAGATCGAGACGTGA
- a CDS encoding DUF427 domain-containing protein: MPPRRIPPKAGQESVWDYPRPPKLEPTTRHLRVAFAGVTVAETRRALRVLETSHPPVYYFPPEDVRLDLLERTARSTLCEFKGRAVYWTLHAGGRRSESAAWSYPHPAPGYEALKDYLAFYPSRVESCWVDGERVTAQAGDFYGGWITGDIVGPFKGGPGTWGW, from the coding sequence ATGCCCCCCCGACGCATCCCCCCGAAAGCCGGCCAGGAGTCCGTCTGGGACTACCCGCGCCCACCAAAGCTCGAGCCCACCACCAGACACCTGCGCGTCGCGTTCGCGGGCGTCACCGTCGCCGAAACGCGGCGGGCGCTGCGGGTGCTCGAGACCTCACACCCACCGGTCTACTACTTCCCGCCCGAGGACGTGCGGCTCGACCTGCTGGAGAGGACGGCGCGCAGCACCCTGTGCGAATTCAAGGGCCGCGCGGTCTACTGGACGCTGCACGCCGGCGGCCGGCGGAGCGAGAGCGCCGCCTGGAGCTACCCCCACCCCGCGCCCGGTTACGAGGCGCTCAAGGACTACCTGGCCTTCTACCCGAGCCGCGTGGAGAGCTGCTGGGTGGACGGCGAACGGGTCACGGCGCAAGCGGGCGACTTCTACGGGGGGTGGATCACGGGGGACATCGTCGGGCCGTTCAAGGGGGGGCCGGGGACGTGGGGGTGGTAA